From Carassius auratus strain Wakin chromosome 9, ASM336829v1, whole genome shotgun sequence:
GCTTCAGCGATTTACCGGTTCTGACAGTGACATCCGTTTCTATACCAGGTATGtagacatatttaatttaataaaaacgcattatactttaaatatcttgcatttaaagactgatattatacAGTGATCATACTATCTttactaattacatttaaaaataaaatattatttaatattaaaacactttataggCTTAATGTGCATCGTGCATTAAAgaagtactccaaataaagtttaattgtaatatttatatccTAAACTTCAAGCATTATGTCAGTAAATATCGATTTTtagtatacttagtatgaaataaattattttaaaaacattttggtttaggTTTTTTTTGCACTACGGTGTCCAAACCACAAACATTGAAGCTTAAATATAAATAGACCAGTGCAAGTCACTTCCTACTTCAGGTTCACCTCTGACCTGgtgtgtataaatgtaataatatgtatGGTGCTATATGCAAGAAATGTCAATGCTTTGACATTTTCACTATTTACAGGTTTTCATCTTATGATCATCTGATGCGGTTTTGGCAGGTTATTGAACCATCACTGAGATTCATGGTTCGAGTAACCAGAGCAGGAACTGCAAACATTGAATCTGAAAAGCAAAGTGCTTCCATGGTAAGTCTGTTGTCTGTGCTATTATGACCAAACTCTCCGGCTACAGAAATTATGCATCCTATCATTTACTTGTTCAAAACATGGttggacttttactttctgaagcCAGGATGTTCACATTATGACCAACACTAGTACTTTTAGAATTTAATGTAGAATGAATGGAAATAAATTCCACACCATCAGATATCTGTTGTTGTAACTGTACTGTACACCTACTAGTTTTGACAATTAcatatacaatttaatacaattttgttaTGATCTGTCAGTCCTTACAGGCAATAGATGAACTGTTCCTCTTCCTGAACTACCTTGCCCTTGGTCTGAAGCAGAGGGACCTAGCTGAGCGGTATGGGGTGCATCAATCTACTGTAAGCAGAATCATTCTGACCTGGAGCAATTTCCTGTTCTCTGTTCTTGGTTCACAATGCATTTGGATGACTCAAGACAAAATTAAGGAACACTTGCCATCAGAGTTTGAAGACTACCCAGACACCACCACAATTCTGGACTGCACAGAGCTCCGGTGTCAAACACCCTCCTCCCCTTTACTTCAGAGTGAGGTATACTCAAACTATAAGTCCCACTGTACCCTGAAGGGTATGATTGGCATGGCCCCCCATGGTGCTGTAACCTTTGTTTCCTCCCTTTTTGCCGGCTCAGTAAGTGACAAACAGATCTTTGTAGAGTCAGGTATTCTTACTCTGCTTAGGCCAGATATGGCAATTATGGTCGACAGAGGCTTCCTTGTGGATGACTGTGTGCCCTGTAAGGTGTACAGGCCTGCATTCCTCGCTGGGAGACCTCAGATGCCAAAGCACGAGGTCAGGGAGACCCAATCTATTGCACATCTCAGAGTGCACATTGAGCGCCTAATTCGTAGACTGAAGGAATTTAAATTCTTTGATACGGTCATCCCCTTAAACATGTTTGGGAGCATAAATCAGCTTTATGCAGTTGCATGCCTACTGTTAAATTATCAGAGTGGGCCACTTGTAAAAGCTTGGGCTAAGTAAAAGTGCCTCTTGTTTTTATCCTCTCTTAATCCTTGTAAATATATCTTAAACATGCCTCTAGATTTCTTCTCTGTATATATCATTCATCTCATAGTTTAAACTTAAAATCTATTCACAAAAAATCTGATTAACTGTAATAattacttttgttgtttttacattatttctatgttttgtacTCTTTGTTAATTGTATTTAACTTTTCAAtatttgttaactaatgaagtaTAAATTcagaacacacaaacaaataacatgtttattaaaatacataatttaatcaGTTAACAACAGATCCTGTACATTTGTggaaacaattcaaaataaagcaTGGGgcaaaaaatatgtacaaattgatGGAAACTGATTGAATGGCTTGAAATGTTTCAAGCCAAAAGTGTTGGaagataaaagtaaaagtaaaagtaatcaaCCTTTTGCTTCATTGTTTTAATGACTCCCTCATCTCTGTATATTCTTTGTATGAACATGTCGTCTTCagtaaacacaacaaaatcacacCACTTCATCCCGGAAATGAACAGTTGGCCCTGCACCTGCCAGTAGTAAGTGTGAGACTGTTTGAGCTGTAGCACTCCACCAGAGACCCTAAGGTAGGCACAGTCCACATAGCTTCTCAAATTTGGGCACTTCACTTCTACCAGTCCAAACACAGGATCAGCTTTAGGGTCGTACACCAACCCATCTGGTGATGAGCCAAGCCAAGGTGCATCGGGGTGGATGATAAAACCACAAGGGTAGTGATTTACCTCCTGAATGCAGCAGTATTCCTCAATAGCTTTGGGCTCCATCTGAAGGCCCCGCTTCATTTCTGCAGACTGATAGCCTGACTTCAAAATTCTCACCGCTAGACTCGCCGCTGAGGACTGCCCTCTCACATGGCAAACTTCTCTAGACATAAATTGATacacataaaaataactttaGTATTTATATTAGATGACAATAAATGAGTATTAAGAAATGAGtataaatgagaaaacaaaatgtGCTGAATGTGCCAGTATAGTTTACAGTTACCTGAATCTAGAGGAGGTTAGACGTGGCTTTCTCAATAAATGCCATTCCCTCATTTTGCTTTGTTGTCTTGTGCCCATCTCAGTTTCGTGTGCCATGACTTCTGTTGTTGCTAGAGAAGTCATGTGCATCTGCTGATGGTGAGTCAACACAAAACAGCACTCTGAGGGACCTAGACAGTAGCCATCCAGAGGTAAGTATGGTCGTGGTGGTGCAGTGCTATGTGGACAGGTCTTTGGTGGGCTCCATGCTGGAAGTTGATAGGACAGTAAACTCCCTTCTTGGACTTTTCCAAAAGCGCTGTCAACTAAAGGCACATCCCCTGAAATACCCATAGTGGCTATTAAAGGAGCAGATTCTTTCGACATGCCTTCGTAAATATCCTTCACCCGTAGAACTGACATGTCTGGAAGGCAACAGGCAGCTTTATACAGGTTGCTCCTGAAAACACATAAAAGACATGCACACAGTGTTAATTAAAGGTTCATGTAATGTGTAGATTACAGTGATCATAAACAagtctgaaaaaaagtattttacagtttaatacataTTTTCAACACATGCATGTAGTAAAACAACTTCCCATTTCTACACCTTTCCTGATGCCTTCTGCCAATCTTCTCTCCTTGGGCCTAGCTGACAATACCACCATTTCATTTGTTGGACCAGGCTTAAAGCCCTGTAAATGGATGTTGTATAAGAACTTATTTGTGCTGTATTTAGTTTACTTTAGCTCCATGATTTACCTATTTTCATAAGAAAAGATTCTGCACTATCTGTGTTATTGGAAGTTGATGTGAGAACAAGAACAAAACTTAACAAAGAAGATGTAGGATTATATTATAATGtgtaaattaacaattaattgtGATAGTGTTGAGCAGCATCACCTGGGTCCTGGGTTTGTGCCATTGCTGCTCAGACCCTGTGCAGCTGTGAGTCGGGGGGACAGCTGCCGCTCCCTGTTGGCTGTAATGTGCTGTTTGGAAGAGCAATGCTGCAATGTGATTACATAGAGCAAGCCCTGCCACACATGAGCACTGACAGGCCATCAGCTCAACAGGTTTAGTGTGTTTGAGGACAACCTGTAAGCGAAAAATATATCAATTGTATATTTTCTGTGTTTTAGGATTCAGGCAATCATAGTCACTAATTACTGgaataaataatcattagttgAATTATGTTGGTTTGCACTGTATCTAGTGTTTGAATCTTCCTTGGGCTACAGTGTCAAATGTTGGCAAGCTAACTAACTCTACTCTCTGGGAATCTTAATAGGCCgtatttgtaataaattactGTGTATATACTTGTTAGAATACACAGTGTGCAGTTGATATAGTGGTACAGTGAACTATTGTCCTGACAGCAACAGTTATGCTGTAAGCCTTTGTAAACTCCAAACATTGGTCTATTACAATCATTATctgcataattttatatatatatatatatatatatattttttttttctcattgaattCCTAGAGAGCAGACACTgccttattacattttattacattgaatCTGATCTCATTCCCCTACACTCAAGTTGTGTGGTCTCTCATTTTTCCTCATAGACCTGAAGCATCTTGCCCTCACAGAAACCTCTCCTGCCTCGTTCTTGTCAGAAACTGAGaaacaaaacaattacaacaCTAGGAATATCAATACACATGTACTTGGATTTTTCCTCAGCAGTGGAAACATCTTATACTGCCTGCTGTTATTTATAGTCATACAGATAAGAGAACATCATTCAAAAGGGAAAATCTGTAACCTGTGGCATTTCAAgcgtttaataaaaatgcatgtgtcttgcggaagaacattgtagccggagctattTCTCTATGTTTATGTCTATGGCGAGTCACGCAGGGATGTCCATACATAGTGATACAAGCCGACTGGTCTAAAATAGTCCCAATATAAACACTATTATAGATGTATAACGTAGTGATtcaggataagacaaaaacacggttTAGAAAATCGATTCATGATGTATTCGCTCATATAAATTGTgtaaattttgaaaataaaaaaaagttacagacagCAGCTAAATAACATTGtggtattttaaagtttaatgatATATCAACATACTAGTGTATATGTCGAGCCTGGTAATCACGGGAGAGTACCTAGACACgtaattgtaaatttaaatgcTGACAACTAACGTTAAAAACGCGTTAACTGTTTGGATGTTTGCTAGCGATCCTATCTCGTAAACAACATCATAACAGCAGTCTTAATAATCGATAACTTACCTTCACAGTCATGAATATAACTGGATATGTACAGCTTAAATCCTTTTTCCCGTTTACTGGACGAAGCCTTGGAGTTTTCCTGAATAAGGCGGTGTACATCATTGATGTTGACTTGAGGTAAATCCTGAAGGCAGCGAGTGTAGAAAGACATCTTCATGGCCGCTTGATTTTGCACATTTGACCGGAAATGACTGAGCTGACTTATCTAAACCAGGAAGTGGCCGTGCATATAGTccattgtccatgtttcattaattgtgttccctaaataacccatgatttaagtgaaataagggaacaaattaataaatcgaacgaattcttaattcatgaaatctttaatttcccttcccatgtttaccacagtaatagatgcgaaaacagttattaaaagttaaagataataaaataaacctgggaaattagagggttagactatgaagatttaggaaaagaaacaatgcctaaatatactgaatttgtggaaattcgtgaccaaccggcaaaccagaacaaagccgcgtaaatgaagactatggggtccaaaagcatggtcgcgatctaacattttccagttaacctattattcctctaataaacaaagattttataccacacttgtcataatcagatcttatcatttctaaataaataattgctggattcaaaacagcgattaataggcgctgtgaccgacacattcctggagcattcactgctgtcactaaacggtgacgccgagcatcgttcacaagtttctgcatggacctgactagggcacaggttctaagccctgggacaaaatgggatgctttaaggaaaatttatagcctactaagtaataggcccaacataaaaataacaatttgttttcatgtttttttttgttttttttttaataggctatgcgaaatatatccgacttaaataggctaattaagattaacggatttaaaacagaagtgtgggcgctccataagttcacaaaaaaaaaaaaaaaggatgacaacgcattctgtttgtttgctttattttacaagagcacaaatcttctgtttttattgtgagtgtgcacaaatgaaagtaaacacttttgcggaaaatatatatatatttttaatgtctcagctgtttcgatcgccccggagcctgctgcacacgtatattctagcgattcaaacttacatcacagtctgttcattatcaaaataaaatgtcaactaaacatttaaaggttacactggtcagtttaaatagaccgtagtataccggtccactctgctgttatgccaaggacgtttttgctcatatgaagaggatcatcttttccgtctatatgcgaatgcgtgttaagtgcaagcctagtttacattataaataatagtttaacattcaaatacattgcgaatatggaaacatttcgatttgtgccgaatgagacatgagcaataacctccaaataaatctagccaaagccccgctcgctcatcctcgtctgcacgcatgcactgtcacgatctaatgcgctgtatgccggatttttaaaaatctggcattttctaggacagaatccagcaggattaaattaatgtgagcaactgtgttttggtgcagcagcgccgatgtagttcacttaatgtgcagcgcagtcacacgcgctccacatttcggataattttatacaataatgtcagttgaaaacattgcaattgtgctttaaaatacaacaacgaacaccacaaaaccatttaaagaggtgcgttcagcgttctccgtgcgggattggaaactgtcaacaaagtaaaatgacctcaaaagtatggcgcgctctcttcattttatcaaatgatcataatcgcatctattcattttataatcctgctactagcattttattcagactaaaacctctttaattcaagtgagaaagcgttttgtgtgtgtgtgtggcttttgcacatcctgtcataccgctgactgcgtgcctgcaatagacgcattttgcagtattatggttaacgattaatcgattaattgatcgttaatttaaacgacgatcgatcatggaaataatcgaaatttgacatccctagtcagTAGATTAAAATTCTTTCTGAATATTAGAATAAATGTGTTATCATGATCTGGTCCATAAATTacatgaacaacattaattaggaaaacagtgtcgatattgcaaaatgacagttaaagttcatcattgaattcagtgatgtcatctcagttcagttgaaatagtgtctgtgcaatcatttgtcaacgatatctctgtaaatgaagtgaccacaactaagcaagccagaggcgtcagcggcaag
This genomic window contains:
- the LOC113109387 gene encoding uncharacterized protein LOC113109387, translated to METGEYYERISTNDHDYSAAPQPAFVDLVLEENERLREEIDHVRQQMEQMSLKQRFGLQRFTGSDSDIRFYTRFSSYDHLMRFWQVIEPSLRFMVRVTRAGTANIESEKQSASMSLQAIDELFLFLNYLALGLKQRDLAERYGVHQSTVSRIILTWSNFLFSVLGSQCIWMTQDKIKEHLPSEFEDYPDTTTILDCTELRCQTPSSPLLQSEVYSNYKSHCTLKGMIGMAPHGAVTFVSSLFAGSVSDKQIFVESGILTLLRPDMAIMVDRGFLVDDCVPCKVYRPAFLAGRPQMPKHEVRETQSIAHLRVHIERLIRRLKEFKFFDTVIPLNMFGSINQLYAVACLLLNYQSGPLVKAWAK
- the LOC113109388 gene encoding uncharacterized protein LOC113109388; its protein translation is MSKESAPLIATMGISGDVPLVDSAFGKVQEGSLLSYQLPAWSPPKTCPHSTAPPRPYLPLDGYCLGPSECCFVLTHHQQMHMTSLATTEVMAHETEMGTRQQSKMREWHLLRKPRLTSSRFREVCHVRGQSSAASLAVRILKSGYQSAEMKRGLQMEPKAIEEYCCIQEVNHYPCGFIIHPDAPWLGSSPDGLVYDPKADPVFGLVEVKCPNLRSYVDCAYLRVSGGVLQLKQSHTYYWQVQGQLFISGMKWCDFVVFTEDDMFIQRIYRDEGVIKTMKQKVDYFYFYFYLPTLLA